DNA sequence from the Glycine soja cultivar W05 chromosome 18, ASM419377v2, whole genome shotgun sequence genome:
taataatataaaaaatctttacacAGTTAAtatgtgaaaattaaattattagtagGATGCATTTGAATAAACCATTTAATAAATGTTTAtcatataagtttttaatttttctataataaaaaataattaaattatttttatataaattataaaagttcTTTTCATAAGATCAACAAATTAGCTCAGGAAAGAGGATCATCTAACCAAGCTGACTCTGTCATTCATCTTGAACAATTCAACAGTGTGAAGTTAATGGCtgaatactttttttatatataaaaaaatagcgAATTTAATGTATCGATATGGTGCTACATGACTGCCGTGTACTGACAAACATATTGGACAAATATGCATTCTATACTGTCAGCTTTcgatatttaatttttggctATAAGTATATATAGTAGAAATAAAAGTAGTTTTTGTCATTGATTAACCTAGCATagcgtctttatatatatatatatatatattaattatttcaatttttaattataagatgtaattgattaatttagatTTACTAtgtaagttaattaatttagttattagtattaaatttttatacaattataatttttttctaaatttattcttaatttaattaaatttattgatcTTCTTCGatcttcataaaaaaagaaaaaaataatagaggatattttaattgatttacaagataaataaaattaataggtTACTCTTATGAAAAAGAATAACTTTTATTATATCgttaaattcttttattctcttttactTTACCTTTACATATTTACTTACTTTTGGTGAGataaaaatgatcttttctttgaattgtttttccacatcaattaagaaaaaaaatctttgatttattttttctttaatatgatcttttgtaaaaatagttttaaaattgtattacttatcgtgagaaagaaaaaaatatttttaaaaatttctttgttgATAAGATTCTCAGgatctctttcaaaaaaatattattataagtttTTCACTGATTCTGTTAAAACATAGGTCTAATAAAGTAAGATTTTTGAAGAGACCAATTCACAAGGAATAGTGCCGTGAATGTTCTTGTGAGATTTTTCAAGAACACCAATACTTAACATCACGCctcttatatatgtttttaatcgttaaacttttttagtcttttaacttTTACTTTATActaattccttaatttttttcaatctttacTTTTAATcccttaaaataattaaaagaaaggaagaaataaaaattaaagtactaaaagtaaaaatgcaaaaaattaaaaaactaaaaacagaacacacactaaacaagttttctttttgtggtaCCTCATATTCctgatttttattaaattacaaacTAAACAAGTTTTGTAATCCATACAAACAACATATCACGAGAACTAATTCAACTTCAAAACAGAACTTCATGAAGTCATTTGACAACAAGTTTATTGAATGCTGACACATCTAATTTCAACTAGAAGTTTCACTTTCAGGagttcacaaatttaaataatgccTGAGTTCTTGACTCATGAGCTGCTGCAATGAAATCTCACGCAAAGGAATGTCTAATGGTGTAAGCTGagtaagaaaacattgagaGACCGATTTCATTGTTGGGCGAGAGCAAGGATTGGCATTTAAGCACGCAAATGCAACTATGGCAACACTAACTATTTCCATTAAAACTGACATTGTTGCCTGTGGGAGGCGTTGGTCCAATATTTCACATAATGTGATGCCATTCTCAGTAGATGCTGATTGAAGTGATGAGAGTATTTCCTTAGGATGCGATCCCACCAAAGTTTCGAGTGCCACCACTCCAAAGCTGTACACATCACACCTTTCACTCACAACCATACTATATGCAAGCTCTACATTTACAACATCAACACAAACAGATTCAAAGATCAGAAGGAAGATAGTTGAAAAATAACAACATTAAAATCTACAATTTTTATAAACTCAGTGTAAGAAACAAGTCCATTTGCCTGTTATTAAATGTATTGTTTAGTCATTATCTGCATCAAATCACGAACAAGAGAACACAGGTAAAAAgagaaatgaaccaaaaataaagATATGAACAATTTACCTGGGGCTATGTACCCAATGGTTCCGGCAACTATAGTTCGATAGGATGAATCAATGCTAAGGAATCGGGCTGTGCCAAAGTCTGAAACACTGGGCTCCCAGTCTGAGTTAAGCAAGACATTGCTGGCTGATATGTCTCTATGCACAATTGGAGGAGTGAAGTCATGATGAAGATAGGACAGAGCATGTGCAGTGCCTTTCACAATGTTAACCCTCTTTTTCCAATCCAATTCCATGGCTTCCACATCATCAAACAACACTGAAAACAAGCTGCCTCTCTCCATGTACTCATATATCAAAAACATGATTCTTCTGTGCAAGCAGAATCCATGGAGCTTCACAACATGTCGATGCTTTATTTCTGATAATACTTTGACCTCATTTCTGAAACTCTCATCAAAAGCTGCCACCTCTGCTTCAAATCCGTGGAGTTTTTTCACGGCAACAATCTTGCCACTTGGTAACTGTGCCCTATAAACGCTCCCATAGGCACCTGTTCCAATACAATATCTCATGTCAAAGTCTTCGGTTGCTGTAATGATGTCTTCATAGGCTATGCTTCCATCATAATTCCATATACAGAACAAGTCCCCATTCTTAGTGGCTGCTGTTGTGTTTGCATGTTTGTTCTTAGTTGCAATGCGATTGTGCCTCAGACACACGAATAGTAAGAAGAGCATGATTAGAAAAATGAGGATAGGGAGAACTATGACCAGCTGATTGTGCTTGTGCCTTACTTTGTTGCTGCCGGCCATGACTACTAAGTTGTCTTGGGCTGAACAACGCTTGAATTGATGTGTAGCTATGTAATAGAAATCATCGCTACATACACCCTTGTTCCCTATTAGCTCACTCCCACTGAAACCATATGGAATGGGACCCTTCAAATTGTTGAATGAAAGCCTCAAGTTAAAGACATTTTGCATAGATAGAGGAACTGTTCCGGTAAGATTATTGTAGCTTAGATCCAGAGTAGTTAAGAAAGGCAAATATCCAAGCTCTGGTGGAATTTTTCCACTAATTGAGTTGTTTCTGAGGTAAATACTAGTTAGCTGTGCATGGTTTCCTACTGACAAGGGTTTTAAGGAACCAGAAAGTAGATTGTCGGAAATGTCAAGGAATATTAAACGTGGGAAATTTGTCTGTGACAAGGGCAAGGTCCCACTGATTTTGTTGGCTGATAGATCTAACAAAGTAAGACTTTTCAAGAAAACCAAATTCTGCGGAATTGAACCTTGAATGTTGTTGTGAGATATGATTAGGTTCTCTAATTGGGTAAGATTTGTCAGTGCTGGAGGTATCTCACCATCAAGTGAATTATAGGACAAATCTAAGACAGTAAGATTTTTTAGAAACCACAACTCACCAGGAATGGGGCCTTGAATGTTGTTGTAAGAGATAATTAGTCTTTGTAATTGCGTAAGATTTGCCAGTGCAGGAGGTATCTCACCATCAAGTGAATTATAGGACAAATCTAAGACAGTGAGATTTTTTAGAAATAACAACTCAGGAATTGAGCCTTGAATGTTGTTGTCAGATATGATTAGGCTCTCTAATTGGGTAAGATTTGCCAGTGCAGGAGGTATCTCACCATCAAGTGAATTATTGGACAAATCTAAGATAGTGAGATTTTTTAGAAACAACAACTCAGGAATTGAGCCTTGAATGTTGTTGTGAGAGATGATTAAGAACTCTAATTGGGTAAGATTTGCCAATGAAGGAGGTATTTCTCCATGAAGAGAATTATGGGACAAATCAAGATGAGTGAGTTTAGGGAGATTACCAATATCAGATGGGATAGTCCCTTGTAGTCCACAGTTTGAGACCTCAAGCCATTCTAAATTCTTGAAAGCAGAGAGGTTTAGTGTTGCTAATCGAATCCCAGGTGTATAAAAGCCATAGTTGATTCTAGTTACGCTTCCAGCGACGTTGCAAGACATACCATACCATGAACAGATATTGCGCGAAGCTACTGACTCTGATCTATTCCACCATCCACTATTGATTATAGCATTTTCTTCCAATTGAAGCTGCGACGGTGTAGGCACGGCTTCTAACTCCAATGTTATCCCCATAATAACCACACTGCAAATAACAAAAAACTTCATCCTTTGCGGACGAAAATATTCAAACTGAGTTATGAGCTAAGCAGTTAATGGTATTTTAGAGAGACAATTAACAAGTTTGTTTCTGAGGTTTATGAGAAAATGAACTTAGACTAACACGTTCCATGAATGGGAAAGCTTAGACATTGTTGGCACTGATCATGTCCTATGACTGAGTGGAAATTAAATCACAAGGAATTTCACAGAAAGTGATAGACGACAACATTCGTTGGAATTGATGATtagattttgttcttttttgacTTGTTAAACATAGCAAACGCCAAACACGTTTGGAGGTTTGATACATCATCACGAAGCCACCAGATTAGACCGACTTCTAGATAGATCACTTATATCAGCTAGTTACTGTGTTTAAGTTAGATCGATATTTTTAGGCAaatgtattatttaatattccagacaaaataaaaatataggttTACTAGTGTTAGTATATTGAAATACCAGCTCCTGATAAAAATAAGGCCAAAATGGAAATTTATCATACACTGGAATAGACTATAAGGAAATTAACCCTAAAAGTATTGGATGTTAATATGGCATGGGGGAGTGCTTTGTCAATCTGGATCATGATcgagaaataatatatatagtagTCTTCCATTTTgtattaatgtattattttgtttaattttgttaaattaataattttcacaataaaaaataactatttctaTACTAggtagtttaattaattatatatttaaaagttaaatttaaatattttactattcttgttaattaataagaataattatattagatataatttaaattttcaaatgtaTGTCTCGTTTTTTAGTTTAATCTTCCCATTACTTATGCTCTATCACTCTTTCTTCCTTATTTTGCTGTCGCTGTTAACTTTATTAAATTCAACTATATTTTTCTATAGTTTTCAGTCTCCTTGCCTGGTCAAGTTTGGCATCTTTACCTCACTATCATGAACTTGTTTTATTATTGAAAGTTGAATCCACAAGTCAATGgcaagtaaaaaattaatttctttttaatatctATTCTATAATACTTTGCTTGTGATAAATGACTTATCAGCTTTTTTACTAAGAggggcattttttttaaaagcgaCCCCAATTGAAAAGATgcggaaaaaaaatgtttcctcTTGATAAAAAAGCTTGACTTATCATAGAAGCCAAGTTGACTAAGAAGTATGATACCTCTTTCTCTTTCATACAtagtaaacattttttaaaatatttttaaaacgtaaattaaatgatcataatagtaaataattaaatttatatcttCACCGAAAATTCAAcgtaaaacattttttcttttctaattgagtttgaatattttatattatttttataaataagaatacaTAGAGGttttaatagataaaatattagtttcatttacttaatatcaaggataaaaatatatttattgatgtaaagttaaaatttaacttcaaattttttgaaatgtaatattttctaataaccATTACTTTAGCAGGTTAATTTACTTAgatttaaacaaatattttgtaaatttgagGACATCACAGTTTGCTCAATACTGGTTAAGTTGAAACAATATAATCCCATCCCCGTTGAATATTCATGTTCTTAGTGGTTAGATAGATGAACTGATttgccttttattttatttttaaaaaaagataaactgaTTTGCTGTCCATCATatgcaaatttcatttcatgtattatttaacattcttttattttaggtATTATTTGAAATCCATCTATTTTGCTTAAAGATTATTCAAAATCATTAAAAGTTTcctttataataaaagaaataaatttgtatcatattttatttcttcaaacaaatataattttaagaaaaaagcaACATATACAGTACGACAACATTTCTCGCATAAAgtgttttgaaaatcttaaataGAAGTAGCATTTCTCATATTTAAATGCAGGCATGAGGTGAGACGGTGTAAAGTAggagaaattaagaaaaacctGAGGTCCAATAAGCATTTGAATGGTCAAAAATGGCTGCCGGAcacttttagaaaataaaaagataggACAAAGGACGAAACATACTAAGAATTTCCTATGAAAATGAGGTGTTCCCCTCTCGGAAATCTGCTTACTTAGCATATATGCTCGACCAATGTGCACTTTTCCTCTGTATAAATACCTTCCCCTAACTGCTTTGAAACTCCATTGatcaaaacaccaaagcaaACTAGTTcaaaaacttagaaaaaaacCAAAGAAAACATAGTAATCGATTATTGGAGAATATGGGGTCAGAATGGTCTATATTAGGGACATTCACCGCAACCATTATGATAGCCTACACTGTGATTGACAAGTTCGTCCCAACCCATATCCGTTCCTATGCCCTAATATATGTCCACAAACTAATAGGCTTTCTGTCTCCTTATATTCACATCACTTTCCCTGAATTCTCAGGCGAACGTCTCCAACGCAGTGAGCTTTTCACCGCCATCCAAACCTACCTCATCCAAAACTCTTCTCAGAGAGCCAGAAAACTCAAAGCCGAACCCGCCAACGACAGCCACAACAAGTTCCTTCTCTCCATGGATGACAACGAAGAGATTACGGAGACTTTCCAAGGAGTTAAGGTCTGGTGGGTTTCTAACAAAACCATGAACAAATCACAGTCGATTTCCTTTTACCCTAGCTCCGACGAGAAGAGGTTCTACACGCTCACCTTTCACAAGCGCCACAGAGACCTTATCGCAAGCTCTTACATCACACATGTATTGGAACAAGGAAAGTCGTTGAAATTAAAGAACCGGCAGCTGAAGCTGTACACCAACAGCTGTCACACCAGTTGGGGCGGATACAGAAAATCCAAGTGGAGCCATGTTGTCTTCGAGCACCCTGCGAGGTTCGAAACCCTAGCCATGGATAAAAAAGCTAAAGAAGAGATTATAGACGATCTTGACACGTTCCAGAACGGAAAAGAGTATTATAAAAAGATTGGAAAAGCTTGGAAGCGTGGTTATTTGCTGTATGGCCCTCCGGGTACTGGGAAATCTACCATGATAGCTGCTATGGCGAATTTCATGTACTATGATGTGTATGATCTTGAGTTGACGGCGGTGAAGGATAACACGCAGTTGAGAACTTTGTTGATTGAGACAACAAGTAAGTCTATTATTGTGATTGAGGACATTGATTGTTCTCTTGATCTTACTGGGAAGAGGGTGGTTAAAAAGGGGAAGGAAAAGAGTGAGGATGCGAAAGATCCTGTGAAGAAGACTGAACAAGAAGAGAATAATAATGAGAGTAAGGTGACTTTGTCGGGTTTGTTGAATTGCATTGATGGGATTTGGTCGGGTTGTGCTGGAGAGAGGATCATTGTTTTCACAACAAACTATTTGGACAAGCTTGATCCTGCTCTTATTAGGAGTGGGAGGATGGACAAGAAAATTGAGTTGT
Encoded proteins:
- the LOC114396585 gene encoding MDIS1-interacting receptor like kinase 2-like isoform X1, whose translation is MKFFVICSVVIMGITLDLEAVPTPSQLHLEENAILNSGWWNTSESEDSHDICSWYGISCNDVGSITRIKYQFYTPTGIPLATLNLSVFKNLEWFEVAGSGLQGTIPPDIGNLPKLTHLDLSYNSLDGEIPLALANLSQLERLDLSKNELQGSIPPELLFLKSLTWLDLSYNSLDGEIPPALANLTQLERLDLTKNKFQGSIPPELLFLKSLTRLYLSNNSLDGEIPPALTNLTQLKTLGLSSNKFQGSIPPELLFLKSLTWLDLSNNLLDGEIPPALTNLTQLEILGLSNNKFQGSIPSELLFLKNLIVLDLSYNSLDGEIPPARANLTLLERLDLSHNKFQGPIPGELLFLKNLTWLDLSYNLLDGEIPPALANLTQLEMLDLSNNKFQGPIPRELLFLKNLTWLDLSYNSLDGEIPPALTNLTQLKSLTISNNKFQGPIPGELLFLKNLTWLDLSYNSLDGEIPPALTNLTQLESLIISHNNIQGSIPELLFLKNLTILDLSNNSLDGEIPPALANLTQLESLIISDNNIQGSIPELLFLKNLTVLDLSYNSLDGEIPPALANLTQLQRLIISYNNIQGPIPGELWFLKNLTVLDLSYNSLDGEIPPALTNLTQLENLIISHNNIQGSIPQNLVFLKSLTLLDLSANKISGTLPLSQTNFPRLIFLDISDNLLSGSLKPLSVGNHAQLTSIYLRNNSISGKIPPELGYLPFLTTLDLSYNNLTGTVPLSMQNVFNLRLSFNNLKGPIPYGFSGSELIGNKGVCSDDFYYIATHQFKRCSAQDNLVVMAGSNKVRHKHNQLVIVLPILIFLIMLFLLFVCLRHNRIATKNKHANTTAATKNGDLFCIWNYDGSIAYEDIITATEDFDMRYCIGTGAYGSVYRAQLPSGKIVAVKKLHGFEAEVAAFDESFRNEVKVLSEIKHRHVVKLHGFCLHRRIMFLIYEYMERGSLFSVLFDDVEAMELDWKKRVNIVKGTAHALSYLHHDFTPPIVHRDISASNVLLNSDWEPSVSDFGTARFLSIDSSYRTIVAGTIGYIAPELAYSMVVSERCDVYSFGVVALETLVGSHPKEILSSLQSASTENGITLCEILDQRLPQATMSVLMEIVSVAIVAFACLNANPCSRPTMKSVSQCFLTQLTPLDIPLREISLQQLMSQELRHYLNL
- the LOC114396591 gene encoding AAA-ATPase ASD, mitochondrial-like; its protein translation is MGSEWSILGTFTATIMIAYTVIDKFVPTHIRSYALIYVHKLIGFLSPYIHITFPEFSGERLQRSELFTAIQTYLIQNSSQRARKLKAEPANDSHNKFLLSMDDNEEITETFQGVKVWWVSNKTMNKSQSISFYPSSDEKRFYTLTFHKRHRDLIASSYITHVLEQGKSLKLKNRQLKLYTNSCHTSWGGYRKSKWSHVVFEHPARFETLAMDKKAKEEIIDDLDTFQNGKEYYKKIGKAWKRGYLLYGPPGTGKSTMIAAMANFMYYDVYDLELTAVKDNTQLRTLLIETTSKSIIVIEDIDCSLDLTGKRVVKKGKEKSEDAKDPVKKTEQEENNNESKVTLSGLLNCIDGIWSGCAGERIIVFTTNYLDKLDPALIRSGRMDKKIELSYCCYEAFKVLAKNYLDVDHHDLFHDVEGLLEKTNMTPADVAENMMPKSKGDNVETCLKKLIESLEKAKKKQEEEARKKEEEEKEQLAMEEAKESDEKAGKEVKENGFVH